Proteins found in one Canis aureus isolate CA01 chromosome 19, VMU_Caureus_v.1.0, whole genome shotgun sequence genomic segment:
- the USP19 gene encoding ubiquitin carboxyl-terminal hydrolase 19 isoform X16 has translation MSGGASATGPRRGPPGLEEATSKKKQKDRANQESKDGDPRRGSTSSREEQAKEELLLDWRQSADEVIVKLRVGAGPLRLEEVDAAFTDTDCVVRLPGGRQWGGVFYAEIESSCTKVQARKGGLLQLALPKKVPLLTWPSLLAEAEEQLRVPPLNPQTCLLGSEENLALLTGEKTVSPRNDPVSPAMSRSRDPEKGDRSKEEMAVAADAVTLVDGKEPESMVNLAFVKNDSYEKGPDSVVVHVYVKEIRRDTSRVLFREQDFTLIFQTRDGNFLRLHPGCGPHTLFRWQVKLRNLIEPEQCTFCFTASRIDICLRKRQSQRWGGLEAPAARGAVGGAKVAVPTGPTPLDSAPPGGTPHPLTGQEEARAVEKEKPKPRSEDTGLDGVAARTPMEHVAPKPEPHLASPKPTCMVPPMPHSPVSGDSVEEEEEEEKKVCLPGFTGLVNLGNTCFMNSVIQSLSNTRELRDFFHDRSFETEINYNNPLGTGGRLAIGFAVLLRALWKGTHHAFQPSKLKAIVASKASQFTGYAQHDAQEFMAFLLDGLHEDLNRIQNKPYTETVDSDGRPDEVVAEEAWQRHKMRNDSFIVDLFQGQYKSKLVCPVCAKVSITFDPFLYLPVPLPQKQKVLPVFYFAREPHSKPIKFLVSISKENSSASEVLDSLSQSVHVKPENLRLAEVIKNRFHRVFLPSHSLDTVSPSDTLLCFELLSPELAKERVVVLEVQQRPQVPSIPISKCAACQRKQQSEDEKLKRCTRCYRVGYCNQLCQKTHWPDHKGLCRPENIGYPFLVSVPASRLIYARLAQLLEGYARYSVSVFQPPFQPGRMALESQGPGCTTLLSTSSLEAGDSERDPIQPPELQLVTPVAEGDTGVPRAWAAPDRGPVPSTSGVSSEVLASGPVEVGSLPAGERVSRPEAAVPGYQHPSEAMNSHTPQFFIYKIDASNREQRLEDKGDTPLELGEDCSLALVWRNNERLQEFVLVASKELECAEDPGSAGEAARAGHFTLDQCLNLFTRPEVLAPEEAWYCPQCKQHREASKQLLLWRLPNVLIVQLKRFSFRSFIWRDKINDLVEFPVRNLDLSKFCIGQKEEQLPSYDLYAVINHYGGMIGGHYTACARLPNDRSSQRSDVGWRLFDDSTVTTVDESQVVTRYAYVLFYRRRNSPVERPPRAGHSEHHPDLGPAAEAAASQASRIWRELEAEEEPVPEGPVPLGPWGPQDWVGPPPRGPTTSDEGCLRYFVLGTVAALVALVLNMFYPLVSQSCWR, from the exons ATGTCTGGTGGGGCCAGCGCCACAGGCCCAAGGAGGGGTCCCCCAGGATTGGAGGAGGCCACCAGTAAGAAGAAGCAGAAGGATCGAGCAAACCAGGAGAGCAAGGATGGAGATCCTAGGAGAG GGTCGACATCTTCTCGGGAGGAGCAGGCCAAAGAGG AGTTGTTGCTTGATTGGAGGCAGAGTGCAGATGAGGTGATTGTCAAGCTGCGTGTGGGAGCAGGTCCCCTGCGGCTGGAGGAAGTGGATGCTGCTTTCACGGACACAGACTGCGTGGTGCGGCTTCCAG GTGGTCGGCAGTGGGGTGGTGTTTTCTACGCTGAAATAGAAAGTTCTTGCACCAAAGTACAAGCTCGTAAAGGTGGCCTCCTGCAGCTGGCACTGCCCAAGAAGGTGCCTCTGCTCACATGGCCCTCTCTTCTG GCAGAAGCTGAGGAACAGCTCCGGGTACCACCATTGAACCCCCAGACCTGCCTCTTGGGCTCAGAGGAGAATCTAGCACTCTTGACAGGAGAAAAGACTGTGTCTCCCAGGAATGACCCAGTCTCCCCAGCCATGTCCCGGAGCAGAGACCCTGAGAAAGGTGACCGTTCCAAAGAGGAGATGGCAGTGGCAGCAGATGCTGTAACCTTGGTGGATGGTAAAG AGCCGGAATCCATGGTGAACCTGGCATTTGTCAAGAATGACTCATATGAAAAGGGGCCAGATTCCGTGGTGGTGCACGTGTACGTGAAAGAAATCCGCAGGGACACCTCTCGAGTGCTTTTCCGCGAGCAGGACTTCACACTTATCTTCCAGACCAG GGATGGAAACTTCCTGAGACTACACCCGGGCTGTGGGCCCCACACCCTCTTCCGTTggcaggtgaagctcag GAACCTGATTGAACCTGAGCAGTGCACCTTCTGCTTCACCGCCTCTCGCATTGACATCTGCCTCCGTAAGCGGCAAAGTCAGCGCTGGGGGGGCCTGGAGGCCCCAGCTGCACGAG GTGCAGTGGGTGGTGCAAAGGTTGCCGTGCCGACAGGTCCAACCCCTCTGGATTCAGCACCACCAGGAGGtacccctcaccccctcacaGGACAGGAGGAAGCTCGGGCTGTGGAGAAGGAAAAACCCAAGCCTCGGTCTGAGGACACGGGGTTGGATGGTGTGGCTGCCCGTACGCCCATGGAGCATGTAGCCCCAAAGCCAGAGCCACACCTGGCCTCG CCCAAGCCCACATGTATGGTGCCTCCAATGCCTCATAGCCCAGTGAGTGGAGAcagtgtggaggaagaggaggaggaagagaagaaggtgTGTCTGCCAGGCTTCACTGGCCTTGTCAACCTAGGCAACACTTGCTTCATGAACAGTGTTATTCAGTCTTTGTCTAACACTCGGGAGCTCCGTGACTTCTTCCATG ACCGCTCCTTTGAGACTGAGATCAACTACAACAACCCATTGGGGACTGGTGGGCGTCTGGCCATTGGCTTTGCTGTGCTGCTCCGGGCGCTATGGAAGGGCACTCACCATGCCTTCCAGCCTTCCAAGTTGAAG GCCATTGTGGCGAGCAAGGCCAGCCAGTTCACAGGCTATGCACAGCATGATGCCCAGGAGTTCATGGCTTTCTTGCTGGATGGGCTGCATGAAGACCTGAATCGCATTCAGAACAAGCCATACACAGAGACTGTGGACTCGGATGGGCGGCCTGATGAG GTGGTGGCTGAAGAAGCATGGCAGCGGCATAAGATGCGGAATGACTCTTTCATCGTAGACCTATTTCAGGGGCAGTATAAGTCGAAGCTGGTGTGCCCTGTGTGTGCCAAG GTCTCCATCACTTTCGACCCATTCCTCTACCTGCCGGTACCCTTGCCACAGAAGCAGAAGGTTCTCCCCGTCTTCTATTTTGCCCGGGAGCCCCACAGCAAGCCTATCAAG TTTCTGGTGAGCATCAGCAAGGAGAACTCCAGCGCAAGTGAAGTGTTGGACTCCCTGTCTCAGAGTGTCCACGTGAAGCCTGAGAACCTGCGTCTGGCTGAG GTGATAAAGAATCGTTTCCACCGTGTGTTCCTGCCCTCCCACTCATTGGACACCGTGTCCCCATCTGACACACTCCTCTGCTTTGAGCTGCTATCCCCAGAGTTGGCTAAGGAACGGGTGGTGGTGCTAGAGGTGCAGCAG CGCCCCCAGGTGCCCAGCATCCCCATCTCCAAGTGTGCAGCCTGCCAGCGGAAGCAGCAGTCAGAAGATGAGAAGCTGAAGCGTTGTACTCGGTGCTACCGCGTGGGCTACTGCAACCA gcTCTGCCAGAAAACCCACTGGCCTGACCACAAGGGTCTCTGCCGCCCTGAGAATATTGGCTACCCATTTCTGGTCAGTGTACCTGCCTCACGTCTCATTTACGCTCGTCTTGCTCAGCTGCTAGAGGGCTATGCCCG GTACTCTGTGAGTGTATTCCAGCCACCCTTCCAGCCTGGCCGCATGGCCTTGGagtcccagggccctggctgcACTACGTTGCTCTCCACTAGCTCCCTGGAGGCTGGGGACAGTGAGAGGGACCCGATTCAGCCGCCTGAGCTCCAGTTGGTGACCCCTGTGGCTGAGGGGGACACAGGGGTCCCTCGGGCATGGGCGGCCCCTGACCGGGGCCCTGTGCCCAGCACCAGTGGCGTTTCTTCTGAGGTGCTGGCCAGTGGGCCTGTTGAAGTTGGCTCCTTGCCTGCTGGTGAGAGGGTGTCTCGGCCCGAAG CTGCTGTGCCCGGATATCAGCATCCAAGTGAAGCCATGAACTCCCACACACCCCagttcttcatctataaaattgatgCATCTAACCGAGAGCAGCGGCTGGAGGACAAAG GAGACACCCCCCTGGAGCTGGGTGAGGACTGTAGTCTGGCTCTAGTCTGGCGAAACAATGAGCGTCTACAGGAGTTTGTGTTGGTAGCCTCCAAGGAGCTGGAATGTGCTGAGGATCCAGGCTCTGCTGGTGAGGCTGCCCGTGCTGGCCACTTCACTCTGGACCAGTGCCTGAACCTCTTCACTCGGCCTGAGGTGCTGGCACCGGAGGAGGCttg GTACTGCCCACAGTGTAAACAACACCGAGAGGCCTCCAAGCAACTGTTGCTATGGCGCCTTCCTAACGTACTTATTGTTCAGCTCAAGCGCTTCTCCTTTCGGAGTTTCATCTGGCGTGACAAGATCAATGACTTGGTGGAGTTCCCTGTTCG GAATCTGGACCTGAGCAAGTTCTGCATCGGTCAGAAAGAGGAACAGCTGCCTAGCTACGACCTGTATGCTGTCATCAACCACTACGGAGGCATGATTGGCGGCCACTACACTGCCTGTGCGCGTCTACCCAATGACCGCAGCAGCCAGCGCAGCGACGTGG GCTGGCGCTTGTTTGATGACAGCACGGTGACAACAGTAGACGAGAGCCAGGTCGTGACGCGTTATGCCTATGTACTCTTCTACCGTCGGCGAAACTCTCCTGTGGAGAGGCCCCCCAGGGCAGGTCACTCTGAGCACCACCCAGACCTAGGCCCTGCAGCTGAGGCTGCTGCCAGCCAG GCTTCCCGGATTTGGCGGGAGCTGGAGGCCGAGGAGGAACCGGTACCCGAGGGGCCTGTGCCCCTGGGTCCCTGGGGGCCCCAAGACTGGGTGGGCCCCCCACCACGTGGCCCTACCACATCAGATGAGGGCTGTCTCCGGTACTTTGTTCTGGGCACCGTGGCAGCTTTGGTGGCCCTCGTGCTCAACATGTTCTATCCTCTGGTATCCCAGAGTTGCTGGAGATGA
- the USP19 gene encoding ubiquitin carboxyl-terminal hydrolase 19 isoform X18, which yields MSGGASATGPRRGPPGLEEATSKKKQKDRANQESKDGDPRRGSTSSREEQAKEELLLDWRQSADEVIVKLRVGAGPLRLEEVDAAFTDTDCVVRLPGGRQWGGVFYAEIESSCTKVQARKGGLLQLALPKKVPLLTWPSLLAEAEEQLRVPPLNPQTCLLGSEENLALLTGEKTVSPRNDPVSPAMSRSRDPEKGDRSKEEMAVAADAVTLVDEPESMVNLAFVKNDSYEKGPDSVVVHVYVKEIRRDTSRVLFREQDFTLIFQTRDGNFLRLHPGCGPHTLFRWQVKLRNLIEPEQCTFCFTASRIDICLRKRQSQRWGGLEAPAARVGGAKVAVPTGPTPLDSAPPGGTPHPLTGQEEARAVEKEKPKPRSEDTGLDGVAARTPMEHVAPKPEPHLASPKPTCMVPPMPHSPVSGDSVEEEEEEEKKVCLPGFTGLVNLGNTCFMNSVIQSLSNTRELRDFFHDRSFETEINYNNPLGTGGRLAIGFAVLLRALWKGTHHAFQPSKLKAIVASKASQFTGYAQHDAQEFMAFLLDGLHEDLNRIQNKPYTETVDSDGRPDEVVAEEAWQRHKMRNDSFIVDLFQGQYKSKLVCPVCAKVSITFDPFLYLPVPLPQKQKVLPVFYFAREPHSKPIKFLVSISKENSSASEVLDSLSQSVHVKPENLRLAEVIKNRFHRVFLPSHSLDTVSPSDTLLCFELLSPELAKERVVVLEVQQRPQVPSIPISKCAACQRKQQSEDEKLKRCTRCYRVGYCNQLCQKTHWPDHKGLCRPENIGYPFLVSVPASRLIYARLAQLLEGYARYSVSVFQPPFQPGRMALESQGPGCTTLLSTSSLEAGDSERDPIQPPELQLVTPVAEGDTGVPRAWAAPDRGPVPSTSGVSSEVLASGPVEVGSLPAGERVSRPEAAVPGYQHPSEAMNSHTPQFFIYKIDASNREQRLEDKGDTPLELGEDCSLALVWRNNERLQEFVLVASKELECAEDPGSAGEAARAGHFTLDQCLNLFTRPEVLAPEEAWYCPQCKQHREASKQLLLWRLPNVLIVQLKRFSFRSFIWRDKINDLVEFPVRNLDLSKFCIGQKEEQLPSYDLYAVINHYGGMIGGHYTACARLPNDRSSQRSDVGWRLFDDSTVTTVDESQVVTRYAYVLFYRRRNSPVERPPRAGHSEHHPDLGPAAEAAASQASRIWRELEAEEEPVPEGPVPLGPWGPQDWVGPPPRGPTTSDEGCLRYFVLGTVAALVALVLNMFYPLVSQSCWR from the exons ATGTCTGGTGGGGCCAGCGCCACAGGCCCAAGGAGGGGTCCCCCAGGATTGGAGGAGGCCACCAGTAAGAAGAAGCAGAAGGATCGAGCAAACCAGGAGAGCAAGGATGGAGATCCTAGGAGAG GGTCGACATCTTCTCGGGAGGAGCAGGCCAAAGAGG AGTTGTTGCTTGATTGGAGGCAGAGTGCAGATGAGGTGATTGTCAAGCTGCGTGTGGGAGCAGGTCCCCTGCGGCTGGAGGAAGTGGATGCTGCTTTCACGGACACAGACTGCGTGGTGCGGCTTCCAG GTGGTCGGCAGTGGGGTGGTGTTTTCTACGCTGAAATAGAAAGTTCTTGCACCAAAGTACAAGCTCGTAAAGGTGGCCTCCTGCAGCTGGCACTGCCCAAGAAGGTGCCTCTGCTCACATGGCCCTCTCTTCTG GCAGAAGCTGAGGAACAGCTCCGGGTACCACCATTGAACCCCCAGACCTGCCTCTTGGGCTCAGAGGAGAATCTAGCACTCTTGACAGGAGAAAAGACTGTGTCTCCCAGGAATGACCCAGTCTCCCCAGCCATGTCCCGGAGCAGAGACCCTGAGAAAGGTGACCGTTCCAAAGAGGAGATGGCAGTGGCAGCAGATGCTGTAACCTTGGTGGATG AGCCGGAATCCATGGTGAACCTGGCATTTGTCAAGAATGACTCATATGAAAAGGGGCCAGATTCCGTGGTGGTGCACGTGTACGTGAAAGAAATCCGCAGGGACACCTCTCGAGTGCTTTTCCGCGAGCAGGACTTCACACTTATCTTCCAGACCAG GGATGGAAACTTCCTGAGACTACACCCGGGCTGTGGGCCCCACACCCTCTTCCGTTggcaggtgaagctcag GAACCTGATTGAACCTGAGCAGTGCACCTTCTGCTTCACCGCCTCTCGCATTGACATCTGCCTCCGTAAGCGGCAAAGTCAGCGCTGGGGGGGCCTGGAGGCCCCAGCTGCACGAG TGGGTGGTGCAAAGGTTGCCGTGCCGACAGGTCCAACCCCTCTGGATTCAGCACCACCAGGAGGtacccctcaccccctcacaGGACAGGAGGAAGCTCGGGCTGTGGAGAAGGAAAAACCCAAGCCTCGGTCTGAGGACACGGGGTTGGATGGTGTGGCTGCCCGTACGCCCATGGAGCATGTAGCCCCAAAGCCAGAGCCACACCTGGCCTCG CCCAAGCCCACATGTATGGTGCCTCCAATGCCTCATAGCCCAGTGAGTGGAGAcagtgtggaggaagaggaggaggaagagaagaaggtgTGTCTGCCAGGCTTCACTGGCCTTGTCAACCTAGGCAACACTTGCTTCATGAACAGTGTTATTCAGTCTTTGTCTAACACTCGGGAGCTCCGTGACTTCTTCCATG ACCGCTCCTTTGAGACTGAGATCAACTACAACAACCCATTGGGGACTGGTGGGCGTCTGGCCATTGGCTTTGCTGTGCTGCTCCGGGCGCTATGGAAGGGCACTCACCATGCCTTCCAGCCTTCCAAGTTGAAG GCCATTGTGGCGAGCAAGGCCAGCCAGTTCACAGGCTATGCACAGCATGATGCCCAGGAGTTCATGGCTTTCTTGCTGGATGGGCTGCATGAAGACCTGAATCGCATTCAGAACAAGCCATACACAGAGACTGTGGACTCGGATGGGCGGCCTGATGAG GTGGTGGCTGAAGAAGCATGGCAGCGGCATAAGATGCGGAATGACTCTTTCATCGTAGACCTATTTCAGGGGCAGTATAAGTCGAAGCTGGTGTGCCCTGTGTGTGCCAAG GTCTCCATCACTTTCGACCCATTCCTCTACCTGCCGGTACCCTTGCCACAGAAGCAGAAGGTTCTCCCCGTCTTCTATTTTGCCCGGGAGCCCCACAGCAAGCCTATCAAG TTTCTGGTGAGCATCAGCAAGGAGAACTCCAGCGCAAGTGAAGTGTTGGACTCCCTGTCTCAGAGTGTCCACGTGAAGCCTGAGAACCTGCGTCTGGCTGAG GTGATAAAGAATCGTTTCCACCGTGTGTTCCTGCCCTCCCACTCATTGGACACCGTGTCCCCATCTGACACACTCCTCTGCTTTGAGCTGCTATCCCCAGAGTTGGCTAAGGAACGGGTGGTGGTGCTAGAGGTGCAGCAG CGCCCCCAGGTGCCCAGCATCCCCATCTCCAAGTGTGCAGCCTGCCAGCGGAAGCAGCAGTCAGAAGATGAGAAGCTGAAGCGTTGTACTCGGTGCTACCGCGTGGGCTACTGCAACCA gcTCTGCCAGAAAACCCACTGGCCTGACCACAAGGGTCTCTGCCGCCCTGAGAATATTGGCTACCCATTTCTGGTCAGTGTACCTGCCTCACGTCTCATTTACGCTCGTCTTGCTCAGCTGCTAGAGGGCTATGCCCG GTACTCTGTGAGTGTATTCCAGCCACCCTTCCAGCCTGGCCGCATGGCCTTGGagtcccagggccctggctgcACTACGTTGCTCTCCACTAGCTCCCTGGAGGCTGGGGACAGTGAGAGGGACCCGATTCAGCCGCCTGAGCTCCAGTTGGTGACCCCTGTGGCTGAGGGGGACACAGGGGTCCCTCGGGCATGGGCGGCCCCTGACCGGGGCCCTGTGCCCAGCACCAGTGGCGTTTCTTCTGAGGTGCTGGCCAGTGGGCCTGTTGAAGTTGGCTCCTTGCCTGCTGGTGAGAGGGTGTCTCGGCCCGAAG CTGCTGTGCCCGGATATCAGCATCCAAGTGAAGCCATGAACTCCCACACACCCCagttcttcatctataaaattgatgCATCTAACCGAGAGCAGCGGCTGGAGGACAAAG GAGACACCCCCCTGGAGCTGGGTGAGGACTGTAGTCTGGCTCTAGTCTGGCGAAACAATGAGCGTCTACAGGAGTTTGTGTTGGTAGCCTCCAAGGAGCTGGAATGTGCTGAGGATCCAGGCTCTGCTGGTGAGGCTGCCCGTGCTGGCCACTTCACTCTGGACCAGTGCCTGAACCTCTTCACTCGGCCTGAGGTGCTGGCACCGGAGGAGGCttg GTACTGCCCACAGTGTAAACAACACCGAGAGGCCTCCAAGCAACTGTTGCTATGGCGCCTTCCTAACGTACTTATTGTTCAGCTCAAGCGCTTCTCCTTTCGGAGTTTCATCTGGCGTGACAAGATCAATGACTTGGTGGAGTTCCCTGTTCG GAATCTGGACCTGAGCAAGTTCTGCATCGGTCAGAAAGAGGAACAGCTGCCTAGCTACGACCTGTATGCTGTCATCAACCACTACGGAGGCATGATTGGCGGCCACTACACTGCCTGTGCGCGTCTACCCAATGACCGCAGCAGCCAGCGCAGCGACGTGG GCTGGCGCTTGTTTGATGACAGCACGGTGACAACAGTAGACGAGAGCCAGGTCGTGACGCGTTATGCCTATGTACTCTTCTACCGTCGGCGAAACTCTCCTGTGGAGAGGCCCCCCAGGGCAGGTCACTCTGAGCACCACCCAGACCTAGGCCCTGCAGCTGAGGCTGCTGCCAGCCAG GCTTCCCGGATTTGGCGGGAGCTGGAGGCCGAGGAGGAACCGGTACCCGAGGGGCCTGTGCCCCTGGGTCCCTGGGGGCCCCAAGACTGGGTGGGCCCCCCACCACGTGGCCCTACCACATCAGATGAGGGCTGTCTCCGGTACTTTGTTCTGGGCACCGTGGCAGCTTTGGTGGCCCTCGTGCTCAACATGTTCTATCCTCTGGTATCCCAGAGTTGCTGGAGATGA